The Micromonospora sp. M71_S20 genome has a window encoding:
- a CDS encoding allophanate hydrolase subunit 1, whose protein sequence is MRIRPVGAHALLIDCADADQVEAWRAELWRRRERGELTAVEIVPAATTVLLDGVPDPTTTAARIAAWPPEPTAPGRSAAGAGTPAAAADLVEVPVTYDGEDLPLVAEHWGVDVPAVVDRLRRTPFRVAFCGFAPGFAYLTGLPAELAVPRLPTPRSRVPAGSVALAGPYAGIYPAASPGGWLLVGRTAMALFDVHADPPARLTPGTRVRLVSA, encoded by the coding sequence ATGCGGATCCGACCCGTCGGCGCACACGCCCTGCTGATCGACTGTGCCGACGCCGACCAGGTGGAGGCGTGGCGGGCCGAGCTGTGGCGGCGGCGCGAACGCGGCGAGCTGACGGCCGTCGAGATAGTGCCGGCGGCCACCACCGTCCTGCTCGACGGCGTACCGGATCCGACCACGACGGCCGCGCGGATCGCCGCCTGGCCGCCAGAACCGACCGCCCCCGGCAGGTCGGCGGCGGGCGCGGGCACGCCCGCAGCCGCCGCCGACCTGGTCGAGGTTCCGGTGACGTACGACGGGGAGGACCTGCCACTCGTCGCCGAGCACTGGGGCGTGGACGTGCCGGCGGTGGTCGACCGGTTGCGGCGTACCCCGTTCCGGGTGGCCTTCTGTGGCTTCGCCCCCGGGTTCGCCTACCTCACCGGGCTGCCCGCCGAACTCGCGGTGCCCCGGCTCCCCACCCCGCGCTCCCGGGTGCCGGCCGGCTCGGTCGCCCTGGCCGGCCCGTACGCCGGGATCTATCCGGCGGCCTCGCCCGGCGGCTGGCTGCTGGTCGGGCGCACCGCGATGGCCCTCTTCGACGTGCACGCCGACCCGCCGGCCCGGCTCACCCCGGGCACCCGGGTACGCCTGGTGTCCGCGTGA
- a CDS encoding hemolysin III family protein codes for MTTSAPLRLKPVDIGKPRMRGWLHTYAFFVALLCGIVLSAIAATRPGWAPLVSCLIYSVTVCGLFGTSALYHRRVWSERGYQIMRRMDHSMIFVFIAGTYTPFCVLLLEPRPATIMLALVWGGALAGVALKLVWPHAPRWVSAPLYLALGWVSVAMLPDILHQGGVTALVLLSVGGAIYSVGAVCYALRRPNPWPTVFGHHEFFHACTLVAALCHHIAIYFALFA; via the coding sequence GTGACCACCTCCGCACCGCTTCGACTGAAGCCGGTCGACATCGGTAAGCCCCGGATGCGCGGCTGGCTGCACACGTACGCGTTCTTCGTCGCCCTCCTCTGCGGCATCGTGCTCAGCGCGATCGCCGCCACCCGGCCCGGCTGGGCCCCGCTGGTCAGTTGCCTCATCTACAGCGTGACGGTGTGCGGGCTCTTCGGCACCAGCGCGCTCTACCACCGGCGGGTGTGGTCCGAGCGTGGCTACCAGATCATGCGCCGGATGGACCATTCGATGATCTTCGTGTTCATCGCCGGCACCTACACCCCGTTCTGCGTACTGCTGCTGGAACCCCGGCCGGCCACGATCATGCTGGCGCTGGTCTGGGGCGGCGCGCTCGCGGGCGTGGCGCTCAAGCTGGTCTGGCCGCACGCCCCGCGCTGGGTCTCCGCGCCGCTCTACCTGGCGCTCGGCTGGGTCTCGGTCGCGATGCTGCCCGACATCCTGCACCAGGGCGGCGTCACGGCGCTGGTGCTGCTCAGCGTGGGCGGCGCGATCTACAGCGTCGGCGCGGTCTGCTACGCGCTCCGCCGGCCCAACCCCTGGCCCACCGTCTTCGGCCACCACGAGTTCTTCCACGCCTGCACGCTCGTGGCCGCGCTCTGCCACCACATCGCCATCTACTTCGCTCTCTTCGCCTGA
- a CDS encoding DUF6458 family protein has translation MGFGGSIFLIALGAIFAFAVEADLGWLNLAVVGWVLMLAGVAGLLLTLHFWNSRRRAVVAPVRGERVVAEQVVPVQDDRVVEEYREVRRPRRTV, from the coding sequence ATGGGCTTTGGTGGCAGTATCTTCCTGATCGCGTTGGGTGCGATCTTCGCGTTCGCCGTGGAGGCGGATCTCGGCTGGCTCAACCTGGCCGTGGTCGGCTGGGTGCTGATGCTGGCCGGCGTGGCCGGCCTGCTGCTCACCCTCCACTTCTGGAACTCGCGCCGCCGGGCCGTGGTCGCCCCGGTGCGCGGTGAGCGCGTGGTCGCCGAGCAGGTCGTGCCGGTGCAGGACGACCGGGTCGTGGAGGAGTACCGCGAGGTGCGTCGGCCGCGCCGTACCGTCTGA
- a CDS encoding histidine phosphatase family protein has translation MTDASARGRTLVLLRHAKAEPPGEVVPDVQRPLAVRGQADAAAAGAWLAKHDLLPDVVICSAARRTRETWHSVAMGMTGSPPEGGSAGPAPVVRYEADAYEAHPEDLLTLVRGVDPSARTVLLIAHNPGISLLSALLDPERADQDGMRTSDVVVHRADVDWPQLGPGRAPITDRHTARG, from the coding sequence ATGACGGACGCTTCCGCCCGGGGACGCACGCTGGTGCTGCTCCGGCACGCCAAGGCCGAGCCGCCCGGGGAGGTGGTGCCGGACGTGCAGCGCCCCCTGGCCGTACGGGGCCAGGCCGACGCGGCCGCGGCCGGCGCCTGGCTGGCCAAGCACGACCTGCTGCCGGACGTGGTCATCTGCTCGGCCGCCCGGCGCACGCGGGAGACCTGGCACAGCGTGGCGATGGGCATGACCGGATCCCCGCCGGAGGGCGGCTCGGCGGGCCCCGCCCCCGTCGTGCGCTACGAGGCCGACGCGTACGAGGCGCACCCGGAGGACCTGCTGACGCTGGTCCGGGGCGTGGACCCGAGCGCCCGTACGGTGCTGCTGATCGCGCACAACCCGGGCATCTCGCTGCTCTCGGCGCTGCTCGATCCGGAACGGGCGGACCAGGACGGCATGCGCACCAGCGACGTGGTGGTGCACCGGGCCGACGTCGACTGGCCGCAGCTCGGCCCGGGCAGGGCACCGATCACGGATCGGCACACCGCACGCGGCTGA
- a CDS encoding DUF6458 family protein translates to MGIGSGIFLIAIGAILTFAIRANVWWVDLRAVGWVFILAGLGVLLTTLWFWQDRRKRARTLIVEENRLSHPTAMMPPPPDPPPPTAPPS, encoded by the coding sequence ATGGGCATTGGTAGCGGAATCTTTCTGATCGCCATCGGCGCGATCCTGACCTTCGCCATCAGAGCCAACGTCTGGTGGGTCGACCTGCGCGCGGTCGGCTGGGTGTTCATCCTGGCCGGGCTGGGCGTCCTGCTCACCACGCTCTGGTTCTGGCAGGACCGGCGCAAACGGGCGCGGACTCTGATCGTCGAGGAGAACCGGCTCTCGCACCCGACCGCGATGATGCCACCGCCGCCCGATCCGCCGCCGCCGACGGCGCCGCCGTCCTGA
- a CDS encoding acyl-CoA dehydrogenase, with translation MTHYKSNLRDLEFNLFEVFGADQAFSQEPYTDLDVDTARDILAEVDRLAREDLAASYTDSDRNPPVFDPATHTAPLPESFKKSYRAFMNSEFWRLELPTELDGSNAPRALVWSLAELILGANAAVWMYSSGPSFAHVLHVEGTEQQKRWAKLFADKQWGSTMVLTEPDAGSDVGAGRARAVPQPDGSWHIEGVKRFITSAEHDLSDNIIHYVLARPVGVEGVGGPGTKGLSLFVVPKYHFDENTGELGERNGVFATNVEHKMGLKVSNTCEVTFGEHGVPAKGWLLGEKHDGIRQMFMIIENARMMVGTKAIATLSTGYLNALEYAKSRVQGADLTQMADKTAPRVTITHHPDVRRSLLLQKAYAEGLRALVCYTATWQDKVAIAEAAGDEKATKLAKRVNDLLLPLVKGVGSERAYELLGHESLQTFGGSGFLQDYPLEQYVRDAKIDTLYEGTTAIQSLDLIFRKIVRDNGKALMAVAGEIQEFIATEAGNGQLKEERQALGKALAEIQNMLGVMTGWLGEAQGGDTRALYKVGLSSRRFLLAIGDLVVGWLLQKQADVALKALAGEVSAADKAFYTGKVAAARFFAREVLPRIGADRRIVESTDLDVMDLPEEAF, from the coding sequence ATGACCCACTACAAGAGCAACCTTCGGGACCTCGAGTTCAACCTCTTCGAGGTCTTCGGGGCGGACCAGGCGTTCAGCCAGGAGCCGTACACGGACCTGGACGTCGACACCGCACGCGACATCCTCGCCGAGGTCGACCGCCTCGCCCGTGAGGATCTGGCCGCCAGCTACACGGACAGCGACCGCAACCCGCCGGTCTTCGACCCGGCCACGCACACCGCGCCGCTGCCGGAGTCGTTCAAGAAGTCGTACCGGGCGTTCATGAACTCCGAGTTCTGGCGCCTGGAGCTCCCGACGGAGCTGGACGGCAGCAACGCGCCCCGGGCGCTCGTGTGGTCCCTCGCCGAGCTGATTCTCGGCGCCAACGCCGCCGTGTGGATGTACTCCTCCGGCCCGTCCTTCGCGCACGTGCTGCACGTCGAGGGCACCGAGCAGCAGAAGCGGTGGGCGAAGCTCTTCGCCGACAAGCAGTGGGGCTCCACGATGGTGCTCACCGAGCCGGACGCCGGCTCGGACGTGGGCGCCGGCCGGGCCCGCGCCGTCCCGCAGCCCGACGGCTCCTGGCACATCGAGGGCGTGAAGCGCTTCATCACGTCCGCCGAGCACGACCTGAGCGACAACATCATCCACTACGTGCTGGCCCGTCCGGTCGGCGTCGAGGGTGTCGGTGGCCCGGGCACCAAGGGCCTCTCCCTCTTCGTGGTGCCGAAGTACCACTTCGACGAGAACACCGGTGAGCTGGGCGAGCGCAACGGCGTCTTCGCCACCAACGTCGAGCACAAGATGGGCCTGAAGGTCTCGAACACCTGCGAGGTGACCTTCGGCGAGCACGGCGTACCGGCCAAGGGCTGGCTGCTGGGCGAGAAGCACGACGGCATCCGGCAGATGTTCATGATCATCGAGAACGCCCGGATGATGGTCGGCACCAAGGCCATCGCCACCCTCTCGACCGGCTACCTGAACGCCCTGGAGTACGCCAAGAGCCGGGTGCAGGGCGCCGACCTGACCCAGATGGCGGACAAGACCGCGCCGCGCGTCACGATCACCCACCACCCGGACGTGCGCCGCTCGCTGCTGCTGCAGAAGGCGTACGCCGAGGGCCTGCGCGCCCTGGTCTGCTACACCGCCACCTGGCAGGACAAGGTCGCCATCGCCGAGGCGGCGGGCGACGAGAAGGCGACCAAGCTCGCCAAGCGGGTCAACGACCTGCTGCTCCCGCTGGTCAAGGGCGTCGGTTCGGAGCGGGCGTACGAGCTGCTCGGCCACGAGTCGCTGCAGACCTTCGGTGGCTCCGGCTTCCTCCAGGACTACCCCCTGGAGCAGTACGTCCGGGACGCGAAGATCGACACGCTCTACGAGGGCACGACGGCGATCCAGAGCCTCGACCTCATCTTCCGGAAGATCGTCCGGGACAACGGCAAGGCCCTGATGGCGGTCGCCGGCGAGATCCAGGAGTTCATCGCCACCGAGGCCGGCAACGGTCAGCTCAAGGAGGAGCGGCAGGCGCTGGGCAAGGCGCTCGCCGAGATCCAGAACATGCTGGGCGTGATGACCGGCTGGCTGGGCGAGGCGCAGGGCGGCGACACCCGGGCGCTCTACAAGGTCGGCCTGAGCAGCCGCCGCTTCCTGCTGGCGATCGGCGACCTGGTCGTCGGTTGGCTGCTCCAGAAGCAGGCCGACGTGGCCCTGAAGGCCCTGGCCGGCGAGGTCTCCGCCGCCGACAAGGCGTTCTACACCGGCAAGGTGGCCGCCGCCCGGTTCTTCGCCCGCGAGGTGCTGCCCCGCATCGGCGCCGACCGACGGATCGTCGAGAGCACCGACCTGGACGTCATGGACCTCCCGGAGGAGGCCTTCTGA
- a CDS encoding PP2C family protein-serine/threonine phosphatase translates to MLSLVRTRPFQSGPGPLSPGSRAGLGAAFVLLAIVSAVELADGRPANYIALMVAAPFLTAALASWRIVLGVGLAATALGAGFALWEETVALPTTVAVAGIALGTAIAVATAAVRQRQAERIAELSRLASVAQQAVLRPLGPQVGSLSVAARYISSTATAEIGGDLYEAVDTPYGVRMIIGDVRGKGLDAVRLASIVLGSYRHVAYERADLRAVVTDLDRAVARSVGDEDFVTAALVEERGGTLTIVNCGHPPPLLLRRGAVIPLEPPAPAPPLGFMPVVRPRVERLEPGDRLLLFTDGLGEARRDGEFFPTADRAWRLLGHGTVGDGLASLETALVEWVHGRLDDDIALVLMEYTGSRGPATVAVPSWEVGAAES, encoded by the coding sequence ATGCTGTCCCTCGTACGCACGCGACCCTTCCAGTCGGGCCCCGGCCCACTGAGCCCCGGATCCCGCGCCGGCCTCGGCGCGGCCTTCGTCCTGCTCGCGATCGTCTCGGCCGTGGAGTTGGCCGACGGCCGTCCGGCGAACTACATCGCGCTCATGGTGGCCGCGCCGTTCCTGACGGCCGCGCTGGCGTCGTGGCGGATCGTGCTCGGCGTGGGCCTGGCCGCCACGGCCCTGGGGGCCGGCTTCGCCCTCTGGGAGGAGACCGTGGCGCTGCCCACCACGGTCGCCGTCGCGGGCATCGCACTGGGCACCGCCATCGCGGTCGCCACCGCGGCCGTACGGCAGCGGCAGGCCGAGCGGATCGCCGAGCTGTCCCGGTTGGCCTCGGTCGCCCAGCAGGCCGTGCTGCGCCCGCTCGGTCCACAGGTCGGTTCGCTCTCGGTGGCCGCCCGGTACATCTCGTCCACCGCCACTGCCGAGATCGGCGGCGACCTGTACGAGGCGGTCGACACGCCGTACGGGGTGCGGATGATCATCGGCGACGTGCGCGGCAAGGGCCTCGACGCGGTACGGCTGGCCAGCATCGTGCTCGGTTCGTACCGGCACGTGGCGTACGAGCGGGCGGACCTGCGGGCCGTCGTGACCGACCTGGACCGGGCGGTGGCCCGGAGCGTGGGCGACGAGGACTTCGTCACCGCCGCACTGGTCGAGGAGCGGGGTGGGACGCTCACCATCGTCAACTGCGGCCACCCGCCGCCGCTGCTGCTGCGCCGGGGCGCCGTCATCCCGCTCGAACCGCCGGCCCCTGCCCCGCCGCTGGGCTTCATGCCGGTGGTACGCCCCCGGGTCGAGCGGCTGGAGCCCGGCGACCGGCTGCTGCTCTTCACCGACGGGCTCGGTGAGGCGCGCCGGGACGGGGAGTTCTTCCCGACCGCCGACCGGGCCTGGCGGCTGCTCGGCCACGGCACCGTCGGCGACGGGCTCGCCTCGCTGGAGACGGCCCTGGTCGAGTGGGTGCACGGCCGGCTCGACGACGACATCGCCCTCGTCCTGATGGAGTACACGGGCTCGCGCGGCCCCGCCACGGTCGCCGTGCCGAGCTGGGAAGTCGGCGCGGCCGAGAGCTGA
- a CDS encoding septal ring lytic transglycosylase RlpA family protein, with protein MTGRHSRTRMFSSPAGIAATAAVGVALAVGGTVGAVQLTSGAEPARPAAVDLAPTDLPTPAAPTSPAAPPTVTPSASASPSATASPKASRSAQAPSRSKPRTAAPKPTATKKSSTARPVVDSGSCGASFYSEGQLTANGENFDPSALTAAHKTLPFDTRVRVTNPANGKSVTVRVNDRGPFIEGRCLDLSRAAFAEIASLDAGHVEVRYEVLG; from the coding sequence GTGACTGGCAGGCACTCCCGTACCCGCATGTTCTCCTCGCCGGCCGGCATCGCGGCCACCGCGGCGGTCGGGGTCGCCCTCGCCGTCGGCGGCACCGTCGGCGCCGTCCAGCTGACCTCGGGCGCGGAGCCCGCCCGGCCGGCCGCGGTCGACCTCGCGCCCACCGACCTGCCGACCCCGGCGGCCCCCACCTCGCCGGCCGCCCCGCCAACCGTTACGCCGAGCGCCAGCGCGTCGCCGAGCGCGACCGCCAGCCCCAAGGCCAGCCGGTCCGCCCAGGCCCCCTCCCGGAGCAAGCCGCGCACCGCCGCGCCGAAGCCCACCGCGACGAAGAAGAGCAGCACCGCCCGCCCGGTCGTCGACAGCGGCTCGTGCGGCGCCTCGTTCTACTCCGAGGGGCAGCTCACCGCCAACGGCGAGAACTTCGATCCGTCCGCGCTGACCGCCGCCCACAAGACCCTGCCGTTCGACACGAGGGTCCGGGTCACCAACCCGGCGAACGGCAAGTCCGTGACGGTGCGCGTCAACGACCGTGGCCCGTTCATCGAGGGGCGCTGCCTGGACCTGTCCCGCGCCGCGTTCGCCGAGATCGCCTCGCTCGACGCCGGTCACGTGGAGGTCCGCTACGAGGTGCTCGGCTGA
- a CDS encoding phosphoribosyltransferase family protein: MPSELSGRLAALVRWIDPGPGATHLVSDVSGWWRDPDVLARLGPALVAPFRAARPTVVISPAVTGYLLGPLAATALGVGFVPAHKPGDGRLPAGPLTWAQSPPDFRGRRVDLAVRDHGLERGDRVLVVDDWVATGAQVRALYEICAARGAEPVGTATVVLDCPPAVAAELRVRGLVDGADLSLRPGPRRRP; encoded by the coding sequence ATGCCTTCCGAGCTGAGCGGACGCCTCGCCGCGCTGGTCAGGTGGATCGATCCCGGCCCCGGCGCCACCCACCTGGTCAGCGACGTCTCCGGCTGGTGGCGGGACCCGGATGTCCTCGCCCGGCTGGGGCCGGCCCTCGTGGCGCCGTTCCGCGCCGCCCGGCCCACGGTGGTGATCTCGCCGGCGGTCACCGGCTACCTGCTCGGCCCGCTCGCCGCGACGGCGCTCGGGGTCGGCTTCGTGCCGGCCCATAAGCCGGGCGACGGCCGGCTGCCCGCCGGGCCGCTCACCTGGGCGCAGAGCCCCCCGGACTTCCGGGGCCGACGGGTCGACCTGGCCGTCCGCGACCACGGGCTCGAAAGGGGCGACCGGGTGCTGGTTGTGGACGACTGGGTGGCGACCGGGGCGCAGGTCCGCGCGCTCTACGAGATCTGCGCCGCGCGGGGTGCGGAACCGGTCGGCACCGCCACGGTCGTACTCGACTGCCCCCCGGCGGTCGCCGCCGAGCTGCGCGTCCGAGGGCTCGTGGACGGTGCCGACCTGTCGCTGCGGCCTGGTCCGCGACGGCGGCCGTGA
- a CDS encoding alpha/beta hydrolase: MADRRAVLIPGRGYDTRFPLFVYAGEALRRVGYALHAVSWEVPERFAPDREGPGPAIEWVIGQVAPTLAEPTHLLVGKSLGSMATPLAADRGLPAVWLTPLLHVPAVVDGLRRATAPFLLVGGTADPSWDGSLARRLTPHVVEIEGADHALMVPGPLARSAEALGRVCTAVETFVQIS; this comes from the coding sequence ATGGCGGACAGGCGCGCGGTGCTCATCCCCGGCCGGGGCTACGACACCCGGTTCCCGCTCTTCGTCTACGCAGGCGAGGCGCTGCGCCGCGTCGGCTACGCCCTGCACGCCGTCTCGTGGGAGGTGCCGGAGCGGTTCGCCCCTGACCGGGAGGGGCCGGGGCCGGCCATCGAATGGGTGATCGGGCAGGTCGCCCCGACCCTCGCCGAGCCGACGCACCTGCTGGTCGGCAAGTCGCTCGGCTCGATGGCCACGCCGCTCGCGGCCGACCGCGGGCTGCCGGCCGTCTGGCTCACCCCGCTGCTCCACGTGCCCGCCGTGGTCGACGGCCTGCGCCGCGCCACCGCGCCGTTCCTGCTGGTGGGCGGCACGGCGGACCCGTCCTGGGACGGCTCGCTCGCCCGCCGGCTCACCCCGCACGTGGTGGAGATCGAGGGGGCCGACCACGCGCTGATGGTGCCGGGCCCGCTGGCCCGCTCGGCGGAGGCGCTCGGCCGGGTCTGCACGGCCGTCGAGACGTTCGTTCAGATCAGCTGA
- a CDS encoding ASCH domain-containing protein, with the protein MWPRIGGLRTLALGTPGELRTRLNTLVLAGVKTATAGLTTEYAEEGEELEHAGERLALVDDEDALVGVVEVTGVEVVRFADVPWDFARSEGEGDRSIEEWRAGHAAYWARVGTPVTDDSEVVCIRFRLVSGGDGGITTGDLGT; encoded by the coding sequence ATGTGGCCTCGGATCGGTGGACTGCGCACCCTCGCCCTCGGCACCCCCGGCGAGCTGCGGACGCGGCTCAACACCCTGGTGCTCGCCGGGGTGAAGACGGCGACCGCCGGGCTGACCACCGAGTACGCCGAGGAGGGCGAGGAGCTGGAGCACGCCGGCGAGCGGCTGGCCCTCGTCGACGACGAGGACGCGCTGGTCGGCGTCGTGGAGGTCACCGGCGTCGAGGTGGTCCGCTTCGCGGACGTGCCGTGGGACTTCGCCCGCTCCGAAGGGGAGGGCGACCGTTCCATCGAGGAGTGGCGCGCCGGTCACGCCGCCTACTGGGCGCGCGTGGGCACCCCCGTCACCGACGACAGCGAGGTCGTCTGCATCCGGTTCCGGTTGGTCTCCGGCGGCGACGGCGGGATCACCACCGGAGACCTCGGCACCTGA